One genomic window of Campylobacter curvus includes the following:
- a CDS encoding heavy metal translocating P-type ATPase, translating to MPKSVKLNIAGMSCVNCSNAIERVAKKLDGVIEAHVNFANATGEFVLRDDSVREILEAKIKKLGYDIATDLDEFEQKRSEHIANMRNKFLFAFAASLVIMGLEILGKRGVLNDVLMLAVAFLTLVFSGRDFFTHAYAAIKNKNYDMNVLVALGTSSAFLYSLFVFLFPSALPSDLRNMYVSSSAMIIAFVLLGKYLEERSKARAGDYLKTLLKISPKTAILIKPDGQNVEVSVEELNIGDIVVVKNGYNVPCDGVIVQGGAEIDASTLTGESLPVYKEAGDEVFAGTLNTNGYISVKVSKGSHQTLLSQILNLLNDASTKKMPISRLADKIANIFVPSVICISLLALFVWIVFSGNFTYAVSSAICVLIISCPCALGLATPIAIITALARGAKDGILIKNPEVIELMKDVRFVAFDKTGTLSKGQISVKSCKLSHDDLLLAASVEALSEHPISKAVVKFAKQNSIKSMKLEGKFENIVGYGVVYEDDENRIVIGNESLLAKNGVLISDEQKGEISSVLDEGSGIILCAINGEFRGFISLSDELKSGVKEALGELENLGAQSVILSGDNEKVVSHIAAQLGVDKFYANMLPSDKFEKIKELSRQGKVVFVGDGINDSPSLKEADVGIAMNSGSDIAKMAGDIVLMKNDVKGVASSLKLGKSTMRTIKENLFWAFVYNVVCIPVAAGVLYPIFGILLSPVYGALAMCFSSVTVVLNSLRLRYLKF from the coding sequence ATGCCTAAAAGCGTCAAACTAAACATCGCCGGCATGAGCTGTGTAAACTGCTCTAACGCCATCGAAAGGGTGGCTAAAAAGCTTGACGGCGTCATTGAAGCGCATGTAAATTTCGCAAATGCGACGGGCGAATTTGTCCTGCGCGATGACAGCGTGCGCGAAATTTTAGAAGCAAAGATAAAAAAGCTAGGATACGACATCGCGACCGATCTTGATGAATTCGAGCAAAAACGCAGCGAGCATATAGCAAATATGAGAAATAAATTCCTTTTTGCGTTTGCAGCCAGCCTCGTCATAATGGGGCTTGAAATTTTAGGCAAGCGAGGCGTTTTAAACGATGTTTTGATGCTTGCTGTGGCCTTTTTGACGCTGGTTTTTAGCGGACGAGACTTTTTCACCCACGCTTACGCCGCTATCAAAAACAAAAACTACGATATGAACGTGCTGGTCGCACTTGGAACGAGCAGCGCGTTTTTGTATTCGCTTTTTGTGTTTTTGTTCCCTAGCGCCCTGCCAAGCGACCTTAGAAATATGTACGTCTCAAGCTCGGCGATGATAATAGCCTTCGTGCTGCTTGGCAAATACCTTGAGGAGCGCTCGAAGGCTAGGGCGGGCGATTATCTAAAGACCCTGCTTAAAATTTCGCCTAAGACCGCGATCCTCATAAAGCCTGACGGACAAAACGTAGAAGTGAGTGTCGAGGAGCTAAATATCGGCGATATCGTAGTCGTAAAAAACGGCTACAACGTGCCTTGTGACGGAGTGATAGTCCAAGGTGGAGCCGAAATAGACGCATCGACGCTGACCGGTGAGAGCCTGCCGGTTTATAAAGAGGCCGGAGACGAGGTGTTTGCAGGCACTTTAAACACAAACGGATATATAAGTGTGAAAGTGAGCAAGGGCTCGCACCAGACGCTACTGTCTCAAATTTTAAACCTTCTAAACGACGCCAGCACTAAAAAAATGCCTATCAGCCGCCTAGCCGACAAGATCGCAAATATCTTCGTTCCAAGTGTCATTTGCATCTCGCTCTTGGCGCTTTTTGTATGGATCGTTTTTAGCGGGAATTTCACCTATGCCGTTTCAAGCGCGATCTGCGTGCTAATCATCTCGTGTCCGTGCGCGTTAGGCCTTGCCACGCCGATAGCCATCATCACGGCGCTAGCACGCGGTGCAAAGGATGGAATTTTGATCAAAAATCCCGAAGTCATCGAACTCATGAAGGATGTGAGATTTGTAGCGTTTGATAAAACGGGCACTCTTAGCAAAGGTCAAATCAGCGTCAAAAGCTGCAAGCTAAGCCATGATGATCTGCTCCTAGCAGCCTCTGTTGAAGCCTTGAGCGAGCATCCTATCTCAAAAGCGGTCGTGAAATTTGCCAAGCAAAATTCCATAAAGTCTATGAAGCTTGAGGGTAAATTTGAAAATATCGTGGGATACGGCGTCGTTTACGAAGACGATGAAAATCGCATAGTCATAGGCAACGAGAGCTTGCTGGCAAAAAACGGCGTTTTGATAAGTGACGAGCAAAAAGGCGAAATTTCAAGCGTTTTAGACGAGGGAAGCGGCATCATACTTTGCGCGATAAACGGCGAATTCAGAGGCTTCATCTCCTTAAGCGACGAGCTTAAGAGCGGGGTGAAAGAGGCGCTTGGCGAGCTTGAAAATTTAGGCGCACAAAGCGTCATCCTATCGGGTGACAACGAGAAAGTCGTCTCGCACATCGCCGCGCAGCTTGGCGTAGATAAATTTTACGCAAATATGCTTCCAAGCGATAAATTTGAAAAGATAAAAGAGCTTAGTCGCCAGGGCAAGGTGGTGTTCGTGGGAGATGGCATAAACGACTCGCCTTCGTTAAAAGAGGCCGATGTAGGCATCGCGATGAACTCTGGCTCTGATATCGCAAAAATGGCCGGCGATATCGTACTCATGAAAAACGACGTCAAGGGCGTAGCCAGCTCGCTAAAGCTTGGCAAAAGCACGATGAGGACGATAAAAGAGAACCTGTTTTGGGCCTTTGTGTATAACGTCGTTTGTATCCCGGTCGCCGCTGGCGTACTGTATCCTATTTTTGGGATATTGCTTAGCCCGGTTTATGGCGCACTTGCGATGTGTTTTAGCTCGGTCACGGTCGTGCTCAATTCGCTTAGGCTTAGATATTTGAAATTTTAA
- a CDS encoding oxidoreductase translates to MRVGEVYSVVAMALAANFNEILDVAQFMRIKKSKGWIVQNKTHASKVGGEFYAKFLKDESSAALCDDFVLLKPKFLASHYFPSAKDDLAKFYKSIKFEPKADGIDSVSNQLLLIAAILKNEANENSQRLLAAFSSAYFLPYANELAKELQAQATSNFYKAMGYFLEDFCTALGAMIGKKQKS, encoded by the coding sequence TTGAGAGTCGGAGAAGTTTATAGCGTCGTAGCAATGGCTCTTGCTGCGAATTTTAATGAAATTTTAGACGTCGCACAGTTTATGCGCATCAAAAAATCAAAAGGCTGGATAGTGCAGAACAAAACGCACGCGAGCAAGGTTGGCGGCGAATTTTACGCTAAATTTTTAAAAGATGAAAGCAGTGCGGCACTTTGCGATGATTTCGTGCTGCTAAAGCCGAAATTTCTAGCGAGCCACTATTTTCCAAGTGCAAAAGACGATCTTGCGAAATTTTATAAAAGCATAAAATTTGAGCCAAAAGCGGACGGGATAGACAGCGTCTCAAACCAGCTACTGCTAATCGCTGCGATACTGAAAAACGAGGCTAATGAAAATTCTCAGCGTCTTTTAGCAGCTTTTTCATCGGCATATTTTTTACCTTATGCAAACGAGCTTGCCAAAGAGCTTCAAGCGCAGGCTACCAGCAATTTTTATAAGGCAATGGGATATTTTTTAGAGGATTTTTGCACTGCGCTTGGCGCGATGATCGGCAAAAAGCAAAAGAGCTGA
- a CDS encoding AraC family transcriptional regulator: protein MMSVQNLREQIKELLLQKYGVAGRVNSQMEALKFYITDHPGESLRAALYEPSFCVILQGAKAVGFGKNMYGYDENTYLLASTYMPLNVRVTKASKDEPYVSLALKFSLDEIYEVLKNIETQKQNLQKSEKGVFFGELSDELLEPLLRLVWLNDKPKSNIDYIAGLIKKEILFALANDKKSGYFLSKFAMQGSASNKISRAIIKIKDNFNEKINIKDLARACDMSESSLYQNFKTITSLSPIAFQKKIRLEEAKNLLSNTDLPVAQAAFEVGYESASQFSREYSRMFGVAPKVHSAMLKAN from the coding sequence ATGATGAGCGTGCAAAATTTAAGAGAGCAGATAAAGGAGCTTTTACTGCAAAAATACGGCGTCGCAGGGCGTGTAAATAGCCAAATGGAGGCGCTGAAATTTTACATTACAGATCATCCCGGCGAGTCTCTTAGGGCTGCATTATACGAGCCGTCTTTTTGCGTGATACTACAAGGTGCAAAGGCAGTAGGGTTTGGTAAAAATATGTATGGATACGATGAAAACACATATCTTCTCGCCTCGACCTATATGCCGCTAAATGTGCGCGTCACAAAGGCTAGCAAAGACGAGCCATACGTATCCTTGGCGTTAAAATTCAGCCTTGATGAGATATATGAGGTGCTAAAAAACATAGAGACCCAGAAGCAAAATTTACAAAAAAGCGAAAAAGGCGTATTTTTCGGAGAGCTTAGCGATGAGCTACTAGAGCCGCTTTTAAGGCTGGTTTGGCTAAATGACAAGCCTAAAAGCAACATCGACTACATAGCCGGTCTCATCAAAAAAGAGATACTTTTCGCCCTGGCAAATGATAAAAAAAGCGGATATTTTTTGAGTAAATTTGCCATGCAAGGTAGCGCCTCGAACAAAATTTCGCGTGCCATCATCAAGATAAAGGACAACTTCAACGAAAAGATAAATATCAAAGATCTAGCCCGTGCGTGCGATATGAGCGAGAGTTCGCTTTATCAGAATTTTAAAACGATAACCTCGCTCTCGCCGATAGCCTTTCAAAAAAAGATACGCCTTGAAGAGGCCAAAAACCTACTCTCAAACACCGATCTGCCCGTAGCACAGGCGGCTTTTGAGGTCGGATACGAGAGCGCATCGCAGTTTAGTAGGGAGTATTCAAGGATGTTTGGCGTCGCTCCAAAGGTCCATTCGGCGATGTTAAAAGCAAACTGA
- a CDS encoding cupin domain-containing protein, protein MKKRICHVGEIEKGNVVISAKGECHDMKNTGKEDFIRRLRGARVNLGAKALSVCF, encoded by the coding sequence ATGAAAAAGCGAATTTGCCACGTAGGTGAAATCGAAAAAGGCAACGTAGTCATCTCCGCCAAGGGCGAGTGTCACGATATGAAAAACACGGGCAAGGAAGATTTCATCCGCCGACTACGTGGCGCTAGAGTAAATTTAGGCGCAAAAGCCTTATCAGTTTGCTTTTAA
- the argH gene encoding argininosuccinate lyase, which produces MQESLKKMWSGRFSGESSELLEEFNASIDFDKNLYREDIAGSKAHAKMLGACGILKPEEAATIVAGLDAVLAQIEEGKFEFKTADEDIHMAVEKRLSELIGSELGGRLHTARSRNDQVALDFRLYVLRQDEQIARQIREFIATLTSLAGAHLDTLMPGYTHLQHAQPVSLAYHLLAYAFMFKRDFERFISSHERNNLCPLGSAALAGTPHPIRRELVAQELNFAGITQNAMDSVSDRDFALEILFNISVLMTHASRLCEELILWSSQEFGFVTISDAYSTGSSIMPQKKNPDVAELIRGKTGRVNGNLIALLTTMKGLPLAYNKDMQEDKEGVFDSVRTATSSLAILNAMMKEAKFNEQNMLAATKKGHLSATDLADYLVRKKNVPFRTAHFITGKAVAHAESLGVDLSELNAAQLKSVDENLDENAVKFLNLHASKEARTSAGGTANASVRKQIKQLESWLAKSGD; this is translated from the coding sequence ATGCAAGAAAGTCTTAAAAAAATGTGGTCGGGCAGATTTAGTGGCGAGAGTAGCGAGCTTTTGGAGGAGTTTAACGCCTCGATCGATTTTGATAAAAACCTCTACCGCGAGGACATCGCAGGTAGCAAGGCGCACGCGAAAATGCTTGGTGCGTGTGGGATTTTAAAGCCAGAGGAAGCCGCTACGATCGTGGCGGGACTGGACGCAGTGCTCGCTCAGATCGAGGAGGGTAAATTTGAGTTCAAGACCGCCGACGAGGACATTCACATGGCAGTGGAAAAGCGTCTTAGCGAGCTAATCGGCAGCGAGCTTGGTGGCAGGCTGCACACCGCGCGCAGCAGAAACGATCAGGTCGCACTGGACTTTCGCCTTTACGTTTTGCGTCAGGACGAGCAGATCGCGCGTCAAATTCGCGAATTTATCGCTACTCTCACGAGCCTTGCCGGCGCGCACCTTGATACGCTGATGCCTGGCTACACGCACTTGCAGCACGCCCAACCCGTGAGCCTTGCGTATCATCTTTTGGCGTATGCGTTTATGTTTAAACGCGATTTTGAGCGGTTTATCAGCTCGCACGAGCGAAACAATCTTTGCCCGCTAGGCTCTGCCGCGCTCGCCGGCACGCCACATCCGATCAGGCGCGAGCTGGTGGCGCAGGAGCTAAATTTCGCCGGCATAACGCAAAATGCGATGGACAGCGTCTCGGATCGCGACTTTGCGCTAGAAATTTTATTTAACATCAGCGTGCTGATGACGCATGCTTCGCGCCTTTGCGAGGAGCTGATACTTTGGAGCTCGCAGGAGTTTGGCTTTGTAACGATCAGCGATGCGTATTCGACCGGAAGCTCGATAATGCCGCAGAAGAAAAATCCCGACGTAGCCGAGCTCATACGCGGTAAAACCGGGCGTGTAAACGGCAATCTCATCGCGCTTCTAACGACGATGAAAGGCTTGCCGCTGGCCTACAACAAAGACATGCAAGAGGACAAGGAGGGCGTATTTGACAGCGTCCGCACCGCGACGAGCTCACTTGCGATCCTAAACGCGATGATGAAAGAGGCTAAATTTAACGAGCAAAATATGCTTGCCGCGACCAAAAAAGGACACTTGAGCGCGACTGATCTGGCGGACTATCTCGTGCGCAAGAAAAACGTGCCGTTTCGCACGGCGCACTTTATCACGGGCAAGGCTGTGGCGCACGCAGAGAGCTTGGGCGTGGATCTAAGTGAGCTTAACGCCGCGCAGCTAAAAAGCGTGGATGAAAATTTAGATGAAAATGCCGTTAAATTTTTAAACCTACACGCGTCAAAAGAGGCTAGGACATCAGCCGGTGGCACGGCAAATGCGAGTGTGAGAAAGCAGATAAAGCAGCTAGAATCGTGGCTGGCAAAGAGTGGGGATTAA
- a CDS encoding WG repeat-containing protein → MQLIENNGKFGFADESRRVVIEPKFDYATKFMRGRAYARLGERIFTVDASGAQREVLSFKAAGDFHEGLATVKSGGKWGFIDKISKFKVRPKFDFAASFCEGLARVACKGRRFFIDKSGEVVIPPKFNKVGDFHDGLAKFMDKSSKKWGFMGKNGDVLIEPKFSEVGDFSQGFAAVRAHKWGYINTKSGTAIPPLYDGAGLRSQGLMAVKVGEKWGFIDENNDIIVPPSYLAVDIFRRGIAQVIRREQTEIYPQYAFIDTNGKLIVPFGKYQTLSGFYDEFTAVQDQEYMSSFIDSSGNVALPQAFDAAHHFCEGLAFVSQGEEWDDKWGAIDKSANLVIPPFFYRPYSDFSEGLALVRLEREYILFFIDKNGEPMLKPR, encoded by the coding sequence ATGCAACTAATAGAAAATAACGGAAAATTCGGCTTTGCAGATGAGAGCAGACGGGTCGTCATAGAGCCTAAATTTGACTACGCGACGAAATTTATGCGAGGTAGAGCGTATGCGCGCTTGGGTGAGCGGATATTTACGGTAGATGCGAGCGGGGCGCAAAGAGAGGTTTTGAGCTTTAAGGCTGCGGGTGATTTCCACGAGGGGCTGGCGACCGTGAAAAGTGGCGGAAAATGGGGCTTTATCGACAAGATAAGTAAATTTAAGGTAAGGCCAAAATTTGACTTTGCCGCCAGCTTTTGCGAAGGGCTAGCTAGGGTGGCTTGCAAAGGGCGGCGCTTTTTTATCGATAAATCGGGCGAGGTCGTCATCCCGCCAAAATTTAATAAAGTGGGCGATTTTCATGACGGTTTGGCTAAATTTATGGATAAAAGCAGCAAAAAATGGGGCTTTATGGGTAAAAACGGCGATGTCCTTATAGAGCCTAAATTTAGCGAGGTAGGCGACTTTTCGCAGGGCTTTGCCGCAGTTAGAGCGCATAAATGGGGTTACATAAACACAAAAAGCGGAACGGCGATACCGCCCTTATATGATGGTGCGGGGCTTAGGTCGCAGGGGCTGATGGCGGTCAAGGTCGGCGAAAAATGGGGCTTCATTGACGAAAATAACGACATCATCGTGCCGCCTAGCTATCTTGCAGTTGATATTTTTAGACGCGGCATCGCTCAGGTCATCAGGCGCGAGCAAACAGAAATTTACCCCCAATACGCGTTCATCGACACAAACGGCAAGCTCATCGTGCCTTTTGGCAAGTATCAGACGCTAAGCGGCTTTTATGACGAATTCACAGCCGTGCAGGATCAAGAGTATATGTCTAGCTTCATTGATAGTAGCGGCAATGTCGCTTTGCCACAGGCTTTTGACGCGGCTCATCATTTTTGCGAGGGGCTGGCGTTTGTCAGTCAGGGCGAAGAGTGGGACGATAAATGGGGCGCGATCGACAAGAGTGCAAATCTCGTGATACCGCCGTTTTTCTACCGCCCTTATAGTGATTTTAGCGAAGGGCTTGCGCTTGTGAGGTTAGAGAGGGAGTATATATTATTTTTCATTGATAAAAACGGCGAGCCGATGTTAAAGCCGCGATAA
- a CDS encoding CZB domain-containing protein, producing the protein MKILDEFYANISSVNENTQNLLSQALNVTNEINVSNGKIDHINLKLSGYRAILKDERDSIPDVHHCRFGKWFEEYVKGAISSDQKAINEIAHHHENVHSGLAKVIERSADKGHKKEAISALKDVERSSKIGFEMLLAAIKKARK; encoded by the coding sequence ATGAAAATTTTAGATGAATTTTACGCAAATATATCAAGCGTCAATGAAAATACTCAAAATTTACTAAGCCAAGCGCTAAACGTGACTAACGAGATCAACGTCAGCAACGGCAAGATTGATCATATAAATTTAAAATTAAGCGGGTATAGAGCCATTTTAAAAGATGAGCGAGACAGCATCCCCGATGTCCATCATTGCAGGTTTGGCAAGTGGTTCGAGGAGTATGTAAAAGGCGCGATAAGTAGCGATCAAAAGGCTATAAACGAGATAGCTCACCATCATGAAAACGTCCATAGCGGACTAGCTAAAGTGATAGAAAGATCGGCCGACAAAGGTCATAAAAAAGAGGCTATATCGGCTTTAAAAGATGTCGAGAGGTCAAGCAAGATCGGCTTTGAGATGCTTTTGGCGGCTATCAAGAAAGCAAGAAAGTAA
- a CDS encoding histidine triad nucleotide-binding protein, whose protein sequence is MTIFEKIVAGEIPCNKVLENDKFLAFHDINPKAPIHILIIPKKHFENIQGMDPNLMGEMLLFIQQVARLMGVDKSGYRLVTNCGENGGQEVMHLHFHLLGGAKLGWSDAVTNPQSTF, encoded by the coding sequence ATGACGATCTTTGAAAAAATAGTAGCGGGTGAAATTCCATGCAACAAAGTCCTTGAAAACGATAAATTCTTGGCATTTCACGATATCAATCCAAAAGCGCCGATTCACATTTTGATAATCCCCAAAAAACACTTTGAAAACATCCAAGGGATGGATCCGAATTTAATGGGCGAGATGCTTTTGTTTATCCAGCAAGTAGCACGTCTGATGGGCGTGGATAAAAGCGGCTATCGTTTAGTCACAAACTGCGGTGAAAACGGCGGTCAAGAGGTCATGCACCTGCATTTTCACCTGCTTGGCGGAGCAAAGCTTGGCTGGAGCGATGCTGTAACAAATCCGCAATCCACGTTTTAA
- the pheS gene encoding phenylalanine--tRNA ligase subunit alpha, which translates to MQEFIEKINKCPALSELEKIRVEIFGKKGVLAEGFAKLKSMPEDEKKEFAANLNRQRDDLAALIEAKKTELSALEIASKMKSEAVDITLFNEPVASGALHPVMATMDRIIEYFMMQNFSLETGPLIEDDFHNFEALNLPKYHPARDMQDTFYLNDFRLLRTHTSPVQVRTMLANKPPIRMIAPGTVFRRDMDLTHTPMFHQVEGLVVEDGDKVSFANLKSMLEQFLKYMFGDVEVRFRPSFFPFTEPSAEVDISCIFCHGDGCRVCKQTGWLEVLGCGVVDPNVFNAVGYKNVSGYAFGLGVERFAMLLHRVPDLRSLFEGDLRLLEQFK; encoded by the coding sequence TTGCAAGAATTCATAGAAAAGATAAACAAATGCCCCGCACTTAGCGAGCTTGAGAAGATTCGTGTTGAAATTTTCGGCAAAAAGGGCGTCTTGGCGGAAGGTTTTGCAAAGCTAAAATCCATGCCTGAAGACGAGAAAAAGGAATTTGCGGCGAATCTAAACAGACAAAGAGACGATCTGGCGGCGCTAATAGAGGCCAAAAAGACAGAGCTCTCTGCACTTGAGATCGCTTCAAAGATGAAAAGCGAGGCCGTTGATATAACGCTTTTTAACGAGCCCGTAGCAAGCGGCGCTTTGCACCCCGTGATGGCGACGATGGATAGGATAATCGAATACTTCATGATGCAAAATTTCTCGCTCGAGACCGGACCTTTGATAGAGGATGATTTTCACAACTTCGAGGCGCTGAATTTGCCCAAATATCACCCTGCGCGCGATATGCAAGATACGTTTTATCTAAATGATTTCAGGCTTTTGCGCACACACACCAGCCCCGTGCAGGTGCGAACGATGCTCGCAAACAAGCCGCCTATTCGCATGATAGCGCCCGGGACGGTGTTTAGACGCGACATGGACCTTACGCATACGCCGATGTTTCATCAAGTCGAGGGACTCGTAGTCGAGGATGGCGATAAGGTCAGCTTTGCAAATTTAAAAAGCATGCTTGAGCAATTTTTAAAATACATGTTCGGTGATGTCGAAGTGCGTTTTCGTCCTAGCTTTTTCCCTTTCACGGAGCCAAGCGCAGAGGTCGATATCAGCTGCATTTTCTGCCACGGCGATGGGTGCAGGGTCTGCAAACAAACAGGCTGGCTGGAGGTACTAGGATGCGGCGTAGTCGATCCAAACGTCTTTAACGCGGTCGGCTATAAAAACGTGAGCGGATATGCGTTTGGACTTGGCGTGGAGCGCTTTGCGATGTTGCTTCACAGAGTGCCTGATCTAAGATCGCTGTTTGAGGGGGATTTAAGACTATTGGAGCAATTTAAATGA
- the pheT gene encoding phenylalanine--tRNA ligase subunit beta — translation MIISKHWLNEWVDISEISGEKLLKTLNSIGLEVDSYKEIKLPDSIVVGYVKNKEKHPDADKLNVCQVDVGKETLQIVCGAKNVEAGQFVPVALIGTVMPNGLEIKKAKLRGVESCGMICSSAELGMVKVNDGILPLDESVGNLKLGVSLNEFDVFKDIIIEIDVTANRGDCQSMHGVAREICAALDLNLRDNLLYEDADNLLGIGRIVSVRAEDGVRGSFLYRAFEIKSTISENLLTRMRLALIDCKKEGIIERLLDYMSYCTGVLFRAYDFAKLGSDDERIMFDIKNGKNGECVVFCGDKNLGVAGIYQSDEGRVDESSKLIVLEANYTEPSVIARIIGEDKDLPHGDQIYRSSRGSEPNLAYGADYFFKRLSNYKDAVGLYAGSQHSILRKEPVTINVSLNELKNMIGQEVARNDVVKILKKLGFEVGVNVEQESINVKAPSFRHDILNLHDICEEIVRIVGIDNIAPTPLVFAEQNRLTPTYIKYKNSLNLRRKAADCGFFESVHYVFDSLEELGKLGFAPCKVAILNPINNELNTLRPTLVNHLLNSCERNIKNSKKSVKLFELGEVFDENGKESLRVGFALCGQAKEPSLINGAKGEEAGFYVFASMVQNVIGKFMLLPDDKILYLSPYEQAIICQNGEKIGYMGRVDIKVQNSHDLPKTYICEIDFEAMKFNKIEAKPYSKFPSISRDLSLIVPDGFEFAKIYECIRGLNLKELKEFLPVDIYRGAGLENSASVSLKFTFQDMDKTLEDEEVGVLMDKILSELKTKLNIGIR, via the coding sequence ATGATAATATCAAAACACTGGTTGAACGAATGGGTAGACATTAGCGAGATAAGTGGCGAGAAGCTTTTAAAAACGTTAAATTCTATCGGGCTTGAGGTTGATAGCTATAAAGAGATAAAGCTGCCAGATAGCATCGTCGTAGGATATGTCAAAAACAAAGAAAAGCACCCGGACGCCGATAAGCTAAACGTCTGCCAAGTCGATGTGGGCAAAGAGACGCTGCAAATCGTATGCGGAGCTAAAAACGTAGAGGCAGGGCAGTTCGTACCGGTTGCACTCATAGGCACTGTGATGCCAAACGGCCTTGAAATCAAAAAAGCCAAGCTTCGTGGAGTCGAGAGTTGCGGCATGATATGCTCTTCTGCCGAGCTTGGCATGGTCAAAGTAAATGACGGAATTTTACCGCTTGATGAAAGCGTGGGAAATTTAAAACTAGGCGTCAGCCTCAACGAATTCGACGTTTTTAAGGACATCATAATCGAGATCGACGTTACGGCAAACAGAGGCGACTGCCAAAGCATGCACGGCGTCGCGCGCGAAATTTGCGCGGCGCTTGACCTAAACCTTCGCGACAACCTGCTTTACGAAGACGCCGACAATCTGCTTGGCATCGGCAGGATCGTCTCCGTGCGCGCGGAGGACGGCGTAAGAGGCTCGTTTTTATACCGAGCGTTCGAGATAAAAAGCACCATAAGCGAGAATTTACTCACGCGCATGAGGCTTGCTCTCATAGATTGCAAAAAAGAGGGCATCATCGAGAGGTTGCTTGATTATATGAGCTACTGCACGGGAGTGCTTTTTAGAGCGTATGACTTTGCGAAGCTTGGTAGCGACGACGAACGCATAATGTTTGATATCAAAAATGGCAAAAACGGCGAGTGCGTCGTATTTTGCGGGGATAAAAATTTAGGAGTGGCAGGGATCTATCAAAGCGACGAGGGCAGGGTGGACGAGAGCTCGAAGCTGATCGTTTTGGAGGCTAACTACACCGAGCCGTCGGTCATTGCAAGGATCATAGGCGAGGACAAAGACCTACCTCACGGAGATCAAATTTATCGCTCCAGCCGTGGTAGCGAGCCAAATTTAGCCTACGGAGCGGATTATTTTTTCAAAAGGCTTTCTAACTACAAGGACGCTGTGGGCCTTTACGCAGGGTCGCAGCATTCTATCTTGCGCAAAGAGCCCGTTACTATCAATGTCTCTTTAAACGAGCTTAAAAATATGATAGGCCAAGAGGTCGCTCGCAACGATGTCGTTAAAATTTTAAAGAAGCTTGGTTTTGAAGTGGGCGTGAATGTCGAGCAAGAGAGTATAAACGTAAAAGCGCCGTCGTTTCGCCACGATATCTTAAACCTACACGATATCTGCGAAGAGATAGTGCGGATAGTGGGCATCGACAACATCGCCCCCACGCCGTTAGTCTTCGCCGAGCAAAACAGACTCACACCTACTTATATAAAATATAAAAATTCTCTAAATTTAAGGCGTAAAGCTGCGGACTGCGGGTTTTTCGAGAGTGTGCATTATGTTTTTGACAGTCTTGAGGAGCTTGGCAAGCTTGGATTTGCCCCTTGCAAAGTAGCGATATTAAATCCGATAAACAACGAGCTAAATACGCTTAGACCGACGCTTGTCAATCACCTCTTAAACTCATGCGAGCGAAATATCAAAAATTCTAAAAAATCGGTCAAGCTGTTCGAACTTGGTGAGGTTTTCGATGAAAATGGCAAAGAGAGCTTGCGCGTGGGCTTTGCGCTTTGCGGACAGGCCAAAGAGCCTTCGCTGATAAATGGTGCAAAGGGCGAGGAGGCGGGCTTTTACGTATTTGCCTCGATGGTGCAAAACGTGATAGGTAAATTTATGCTGCTTCCTGATGATAAGATCTTGTATCTTAGCCCTTATGAGCAGGCGATCATCTGCCAAAACGGCGAAAAGATCGGCTACATGGGACGTGTGGATATCAAGGTGCAAAATTCGCACGATCTGCCAAAGACATATATCTGCGAAATAGATTTTGAAGCTATGAAATTTAATAAGATAGAGGCTAAACCTTACTCGAAATTCCCAAGTATCAGTCGTGATCTTAGCCTGATCGTGCCTGACGGGTTTGAAT